One window of Solwaraspora sp. WMMA2056 genomic DNA carries:
- a CDS encoding TetR/AcrR family transcriptional regulator — MGRSTYHHGDLAAALLAAGLDLLETDGADRLSLRAVARAADVSPNAPYRHYADKDDLLAALACHGCDDLLERITGVTGDTARDRLVGMTQQAVRFAQERPEVFRLMAGHLCSQRPAVVEALGRVRVAVLVAVRGRGDEPVTAAEEAFYTGLWALIQGLSALLVEGSVHPRDGEDLDTYVARVVSATVAHLPE; from the coding sequence ATGGGTCGGAGCACGTACCACCACGGAGACCTGGCCGCCGCCCTGCTCGCCGCCGGTCTCGACCTACTGGAGACCGACGGCGCCGACCGGCTCTCGCTACGGGCCGTCGCGCGGGCCGCCGACGTCTCCCCGAACGCCCCCTACCGGCACTACGCCGACAAGGACGACCTGCTCGCCGCGCTCGCCTGCCACGGCTGCGACGACCTGCTCGAACGGATCACCGGCGTCACCGGTGACACCGCCCGGGACCGGCTCGTCGGCATGACCCAGCAGGCCGTCCGGTTCGCTCAGGAGCGACCTGAGGTGTTCCGGTTGATGGCCGGCCACCTGTGCAGTCAGCGCCCGGCGGTCGTCGAGGCACTGGGCCGGGTCCGGGTCGCGGTCCTCGTCGCGGTACGCGGCCGCGGCGACGAGCCGGTCACCGCCGCCGAGGAGGCGTTCTACACCGGGCTGTGGGCGCTGATCCAGGGGCTGAGCGCCCTGCTGGTCGAGGGGAGCGTGCACCCCAGGGACGGCGAGGACCTCGACACGTACGTCGCCCGCGTCGTCTCCGCGACCGTCGCCCATCTCCCCGAGTGA
- a CDS encoding SDR family NAD(P)-dependent oxidoreductase encodes MTDPAAPLTLAHGPALPNRIAKAAMEEFLAGDRHLPDDRLERLYRRWSDGGAGLLITGHVMIDRRAMADPRDVLLQEGTPLDGFRRWAHAAKAGGARAWMQINHPGRVVPGASVRTWSASDVPIDAGRWSRLYPRPTPMTEAQLTETVERFATSAALAREAGFDGIEVHAAHGYLLSQFLSPLTNRRTDDWGGSLDNRARLLLDVVDAVRAAVGDDFTVAVKLNTADFQRGGFAEDDARQVVAMLARHGVDLVELSGGSVESLAVNGHPADGRTLAREAYFLEAAAGILADAPLPIMLTGGVRRRAAVEKVLASGAAVAGVGSALAVDPSAPRRWLAGQDAEVGAVRVQWRDKILAAGAEQALVRHRLAQYAHGAESPASRGPLRTLLADQLQRRRLALPPLNGTTALLTGASKGLGAALAEELAARGADLVLVARSAAALDELAATLRTAHGVQVRSVAADLAASDGADRVIAALDTPIDLLINNAGAGPAGPFLASPFDAARDAVDLNVHGLLALTYTVGTAMIARGTGTIVNVGSTAAFQPMPYQAVYAATKAFVLHFTEALTEETRGTGVRVVAAHPGATATSFFDGTTAQGALAGAVPARQVAARILDDLARGRAASYPGRAADRPSTWAARVLPRGAVTRLTGRLNRSLGLDAVRQLG; translated from the coding sequence ATGACCGACCCCGCAGCGCCACTGACCCTGGCCCACGGCCCCGCACTGCCCAACCGGATCGCCAAGGCCGCGATGGAGGAGTTCCTCGCCGGCGACCGCCACCTGCCCGACGACCGCCTCGAACGCCTCTACCGGCGCTGGTCCGACGGCGGCGCCGGGCTCCTGATCACCGGGCACGTGATGATCGACCGACGCGCCATGGCCGACCCACGCGACGTCCTGCTGCAGGAAGGCACCCCGCTCGACGGCTTCCGACGCTGGGCGCACGCCGCGAAGGCCGGTGGCGCCCGCGCCTGGATGCAGATCAACCACCCCGGACGGGTGGTCCCCGGAGCGTCCGTCCGTACGTGGTCCGCCTCCGACGTCCCGATCGACGCCGGACGCTGGTCACGGCTCTACCCCCGCCCCACGCCCATGACCGAGGCACAGCTGACCGAGACCGTCGAGCGGTTCGCCACGTCCGCCGCCCTCGCCCGGGAGGCCGGCTTCGACGGCATCGAGGTGCACGCCGCACACGGCTACCTGCTCAGCCAGTTCCTCTCCCCGCTGACCAATCGCCGCACCGACGACTGGGGCGGCAGCCTCGACAACCGGGCACGCCTGCTGCTCGACGTCGTCGACGCCGTACGCGCCGCCGTCGGCGACGACTTCACCGTCGCCGTCAAACTGAACACCGCCGACTTCCAGCGCGGCGGCTTCGCCGAGGACGACGCCCGTCAGGTGGTCGCGATGCTCGCCCGGCACGGTGTCGACCTGGTCGAACTCTCCGGCGGCTCAGTCGAGAGCCTGGCCGTCAACGGTCACCCCGCCGACGGCCGGACCCTGGCCCGTGAGGCGTACTTTCTGGAGGCCGCCGCCGGAATCCTGGCCGACGCCCCGCTGCCGATCATGCTCACCGGCGGGGTGCGGCGGCGCGCGGCCGTCGAGAAGGTCCTCGCCAGCGGCGCCGCTGTCGCCGGTGTCGGCAGCGCCCTCGCCGTCGACCCTTCGGCGCCCCGGCGCTGGCTCGCCGGCCAGGACGCCGAGGTGGGCGCCGTGCGGGTGCAGTGGCGGGACAAGATCCTCGCCGCCGGTGCCGAACAGGCGCTGGTACGCCACCGCCTGGCGCAGTACGCCCACGGCGCCGAGTCCCCGGCGTCGCGCGGGCCGCTGCGGACGCTCCTCGCCGACCAGTTGCAGCGACGCCGCCTGGCCCTCCCACCACTCAACGGCACCACCGCCCTGCTCACCGGTGCGTCCAAGGGTCTGGGCGCGGCCCTGGCGGAGGAGTTGGCCGCCCGGGGCGCCGACCTGGTGCTGGTCGCCCGGTCGGCTGCGGCCCTCGACGAACTCGCCGCCACGCTGCGCACCGCCCACGGCGTACAGGTGCGGTCGGTGGCCGCCGACCTGGCGGCGTCCGACGGCGCCGACCGTGTGATCGCCGCGTTGGACACCCCGATCGACCTGTTGATCAACAACGCCGGAGCCGGCCCCGCCGGACCGTTCCTGGCCAGCCCGTTCGACGCCGCCCGCGACGCCGTCGACCTCAACGTCCACGGCCTGCTCGCCCTGACCTACACCGTCGGCACCGCCATGATCGCCCGTGGCACCGGCACCATCGTCAACGTCGGCTCCACAGCGGCCTTCCAGCCCATGCCCTACCAGGCCGTCTACGCGGCCACCAAGGCGTTCGTGCTCCACTTCACCGAGGCCCTCACCGAGGAGACGCGCGGCACCGGCGTCCGCGTCGTCGCCGCCCACCCGGGCGCCACCGCCACCTCGTTCTTCGATGGCACCACGGCCCAGGGGGCCCTTGCCGGCGCCGTTCCGGCCCGACAGGTCGCCGCCCGCATCCTTGACGACCTGGCCCGGGGCCGCGCCGCGTCCTACCCCGGTCGGGCCGCCGACCGTCCCTCCACCTGGGCCGCCCGCGTCCTGCCGCGCGGCGCGGTGACCCGCCTGACCGGCCGGCTGAACCGCTCGCTGGGCCTCGACGCGGTGCGTCAACTCGGATAA
- a CDS encoding glycoside hydrolase family 43 protein — MTAAVTAEPPASTHTFGNPVVAGFHPDPSICRVDDDYYLVCSSFEYFPGVPIFHSRDLVDWRQIGNVLDRPSQLRLPADTHASGGVFAPTIRHHDGRFWLVTTNVSIGRHLLVTATDPAGPWSDPVHFDLPHVDPSLAWDDNGDCWLTVSGVQSYRIDPTTGAVLEGPVAMWSGSGGQYPEAPHLYRIDGWWYLLVSEGGTHTGHAVSIARSRDIRGPFTPGPDNPFLTHRGTDRTVQATGHADLVQAADGSWWMVLLGIRAKGQWPPYHVLGRETFLAPVRWVDGWPVVDPVEETMVAPAGTAPTLAAQPAPAAQPVLVGGAEPGGYRDDFDDTRLAHCWVSLRERPPTSWSLTERPGRLTLHAAGTTLDRSGATVMAYRQRHHDCRVSVRLDPGTGRAGLTLRIDEAHHYDLEVGDGVARVVGRVGPFRQTFGEHPVPAGDVTLTIATRTRHLLPPTVTSAAEAAAPGAPFGVRPAGSDMVSFEIAGDAGPVVLAELDGRYLSTEVAAGFTGRVVGMYVTAGSAAFDWFDYRPEDGSPTLS; from the coding sequence GTGACCGCCGCAGTGACCGCAGAACCCCCTGCCAGTACGCACACCTTCGGTAACCCGGTCGTCGCCGGCTTCCACCCCGACCCGAGCATCTGCCGGGTCGACGACGACTACTACCTGGTCTGTTCGAGCTTCGAGTACTTCCCGGGCGTACCGATCTTCCACAGCCGGGACCTGGTCGACTGGCGACAGATCGGCAACGTGCTCGACCGTCCCAGCCAGCTGCGGCTGCCGGCCGACACGCACGCCTCCGGCGGCGTGTTCGCGCCGACCATCCGGCACCACGACGGCCGATTCTGGCTGGTCACCACCAATGTGAGCATCGGCCGCCACCTGCTCGTCACCGCGACCGACCCGGCCGGGCCATGGTCGGATCCGGTCCATTTCGACCTGCCCCACGTCGACCCGTCGCTGGCCTGGGACGACAACGGCGACTGCTGGCTGACCGTCTCCGGGGTGCAGTCGTACCGCATCGACCCGACGACCGGCGCGGTCCTGGAGGGTCCGGTGGCGATGTGGTCGGGCAGCGGCGGCCAGTACCCGGAGGCACCGCACCTGTACCGGATCGACGGCTGGTGGTACCTCCTGGTCTCGGAGGGCGGCACGCACACCGGTCACGCCGTCTCGATCGCCCGGTCCCGCGACATCCGGGGGCCGTTCACGCCAGGCCCGGACAATCCGTTCCTCACCCATCGGGGGACCGACCGTACGGTGCAGGCCACCGGCCATGCCGACCTGGTCCAGGCCGCCGACGGCAGCTGGTGGATGGTGCTGCTCGGCATCCGCGCCAAGGGCCAGTGGCCGCCGTACCACGTGCTCGGCCGGGAGACCTTCCTGGCACCGGTACGGTGGGTCGACGGCTGGCCCGTCGTCGACCCGGTCGAGGAGACCATGGTGGCCCCCGCCGGCACCGCGCCGACCCTGGCCGCCCAGCCAGCCCCGGCCGCCCAGCCAGTCCTGGTCGGCGGCGCCGAGCCGGGCGGCTACCGCGACGACTTCGACGACACCCGGTTGGCGCACTGCTGGGTGTCGCTACGGGAGCGCCCGCCCACCAGCTGGTCACTGACCGAACGCCCGGGCCGGCTCACCCTGCACGCCGCCGGCACGACACTGGACCGCAGCGGCGCGACCGTCATGGCGTACCGGCAGCGGCACCACGACTGCCGGGTGAGTGTCCGGCTCGACCCCGGCACCGGCCGGGCCGGTCTGACCTTGCGCATCGACGAGGCCCACCACTACGACCTGGAGGTCGGCGACGGGGTGGCCCGCGTCGTCGGCCGGGTCGGACCGTTCCGCCAGACGTTCGGCGAACATCCGGTCCCCGCCGGTGACGTCACCCTGACGATCGCCACCAGGACCCGCCACCTGCTGCCTCCGACGGTGACGTCGGCGGCCGAGGCGGCGGCACCGGGTGCCCCGTTCGGGGTCCGGCCAGCCGGCAGTGACATGGTCAGCTTCGAGATCGCCGGTGACGCCGGCCCGGTGGTGCTCGCCGAACTCGACGGGCGGTACCTGTCCACCGAGGTCGCCGCCGGGTTCACCGGACGGGTCGTCGGCATGTACGTCACCGCCGGCAGTGCCGCGTTCGACTGGTTCGACTACCGGCCGGAGGATGGTTCACCGACTCTCAGCTGA
- a CDS encoding PIN domain-containing protein: MTTLAVLDANVLIPNALCDFLLRLAEEELYLPRWSPAILDEVRRHVPVSPAAIERRIAFMNVAFEDALVTGYESLIDQMGNDPKDRHVLAAAVASGADSIITCNLRDFPLAACQPHGVVAEHPDAVLLGMWAREPRTLLRVLGEQAASTGRRGTRLTVHQVLDHLASAGARRFAAAARQSVSPLSGVSDVP; the protein is encoded by the coding sequence GTGACGACGCTCGCGGTTCTGGACGCCAACGTCCTGATCCCCAATGCATTGTGTGACTTCCTGCTGAGGCTGGCTGAGGAAGAGTTGTACCTGCCGCGCTGGTCACCGGCCATTCTGGACGAGGTCCGACGGCACGTGCCGGTGTCGCCGGCGGCGATCGAACGACGAATCGCGTTCATGAACGTCGCGTTCGAGGACGCGCTGGTCACCGGGTATGAGTCGCTGATCGACCAGATGGGTAACGATCCCAAGGATCGTCATGTGCTGGCTGCGGCGGTAGCTTCCGGGGCAGACTCGATCATCACCTGCAACCTGCGGGACTTCCCGCTTGCCGCCTGCCAACCCCACGGAGTGGTCGCCGAACATCCCGATGCGGTTCTGCTGGGCATGTGGGCCCGTGAGCCGCGGACACTGCTGCGGGTCCTTGGCGAGCAGGCAGCCAGCACCGGTCGTCGCGGTACGCGGCTGACGGTCCATCAGGTCCTCGATCATTTGGCCAGCGCTGGGGCGCGCCGGTTCGCTGCGGCTGCTCGGCAAAGTGTGTCGCCGCTGTCCGGCGTCTCAGATGTGCCGTGA
- a CDS encoding helix-turn-helix domain-containing protein — MSTEAIMPGDGERPSLTELASLLHDGAGELAVRRGGAQMEVPVSVRDVLTRIADVLASGRGVAVVPVDRELTTTEAAGLLGVSRPTLIKLLEAGEIAYSRPNSSRRIPLDQVLAYRDRRGQARRAILDELTADAVEMGMYGQPAPVETDDAA; from the coding sequence ATGTCCACGGAAGCGATCATGCCGGGGGATGGTGAACGTCCCTCGTTGACCGAGTTGGCCAGCTTGTTGCACGACGGTGCGGGGGAGTTGGCAGTGCGCCGCGGCGGCGCGCAGATGGAGGTTCCTGTGTCGGTGCGGGACGTGCTGACCAGGATCGCCGATGTGCTGGCCTCTGGCCGTGGCGTGGCGGTCGTGCCGGTCGACCGGGAGTTGACGACCACCGAGGCGGCCGGGTTGCTCGGCGTGTCTCGGCCGACGTTGATCAAGTTGCTGGAGGCCGGTGAGATCGCTTACTCGCGGCCGAACTCCTCCCGCCGGATCCCGCTGGACCAGGTGCTGGCATACCGGGACCGGCGTGGTCAAGCCCGGCGGGCGATCCTCGACGAGCTGACCGCCGACGCAGTCGAGATGGGTATGTACGGGCAGCCCGCACCGGTCGAGACAGATGACGCGGCTTGA
- a CDS encoding TIGR02611 family protein translates to MDRPGPQAPRTPTGLRHRVRVTLALIRSNPTGRIALKVGVGVLGALVVILGLLLIPLPGPGWLIVFGGLAIWGVEFHWAKRLLAFARRHVQRWTRWATRQTWPVRLGIAGVGLVFVGVVLAISLKVGLGIDVIASFLRYLATN, encoded by the coding sequence GTGGACCGACCGGGTCCGCAGGCCCCCCGTACGCCCACCGGCCTGCGCCACCGGGTCCGGGTGACCCTGGCGCTGATCCGGTCCAACCCGACCGGCCGGATCGCCCTCAAGGTCGGCGTCGGTGTCCTCGGCGCCCTCGTGGTGATCCTCGGCCTGCTGCTCATCCCGTTGCCCGGTCCGGGCTGGCTGATCGTTTTCGGCGGCCTGGCGATCTGGGGCGTCGAGTTCCACTGGGCGAAGCGGCTGCTCGCCTTCGCGCGCCGACATGTGCAACGGTGGACCAGATGGGCCACCCGGCAGACCTGGCCGGTCCGGCTGGGCATCGCCGGCGTCGGCCTGGTCTTCGTCGGTGTCGTGCTGGCGATCTCGCTGAAGGTCGGCCTCGGCATCGACGTGATCGCGAGCTTCCTGCGTTACCTCGCCACGAACTGA
- a CDS encoding SsgA family sporulation/cell division regulator: protein MSVIRPTTVEVETSLRLIAPDATALPVRASLRYEPTDPYAVHVLFHAESAGGEAVSWSFARELLVTGLDEPAGIGDVRVWPWATPRGDYVALALSSPDGNALFEVPRSVLVRFLRRTYVVVPRGRESEHLDVDTAVNRLLAGR, encoded by the coding sequence ATGAGTGTCATCCGACCAACGACCGTCGAGGTCGAGACGTCACTGCGGCTCATCGCGCCGGACGCTACCGCGCTGCCGGTCCGGGCCAGCCTGCGCTATGAACCTACCGATCCGTACGCCGTCCACGTGCTGTTCCACGCGGAGTCGGCCGGCGGCGAGGCGGTCAGCTGGTCCTTCGCCCGCGAACTGCTGGTCACCGGACTGGACGAACCAGCCGGTATCGGCGACGTCCGGGTCTGGCCATGGGCGACCCCGCGCGGCGACTACGTCGCGCTCGCCCTGAGCTCGCCGGACGGCAACGCGCTGTTCGAGGTGCCCCGCAGCGTCCTGGTCCGTTTCCTGCGCCGCACGTACGTGGTGGTGCCCCGCGGCCGCGAGTCCGAACACCTGGACGTGGACACCGCGGTCAACCGGCTACTCGCCGGACGGTGA
- a CDS encoding helix-turn-helix transcriptional regulator, whose protein sequence is MLVTAGHGSHEIDFVPYPCRPGTLLRARAGQVTRSGGQAGLDAIVVRWTVDGPAEPSAADRPAYWQLVGEDADALINEVSQLVVDSDRPRRSPVVDDLLRHQLQVILLRVALLTDENPLADPVGDASVRGDTFRRFQVEVERDHARTRRVEEYAERLCCAVRTLTRASLSVTGRTAKQVIDDRVTLQAKRLLAATDLPVAEIGQRLGFGEPTNFGRFFQREAGCSPGTFRATVGEHPPVAELVATTGMMGACRSPRAATMRYGQH, encoded by the coding sequence GTGCTGGTCACTGCCGGTCACGGTAGCCACGAGATCGATTTCGTCCCGTACCCCTGCCGACCCGGCACCCTGCTGCGGGCCCGCGCCGGTCAGGTCACCCGGTCGGGCGGTCAGGCCGGGCTCGACGCGATCGTGGTGCGGTGGACCGTGGACGGGCCGGCGGAACCGTCGGCGGCGGACCGGCCCGCGTACTGGCAACTGGTCGGCGAGGACGCCGACGCGCTGATCAACGAGGTCAGCCAACTGGTGGTGGACAGCGACCGACCGCGTCGCTCCCCCGTCGTCGACGACCTGCTGCGACACCAACTGCAGGTGATCCTGCTGCGGGTCGCCCTGCTCACCGACGAGAACCCGTTGGCCGACCCGGTCGGCGACGCCTCGGTGCGCGGTGACACCTTCCGGCGCTTCCAGGTGGAGGTCGAACGCGACCACGCCCGGACCCGACGGGTCGAGGAGTACGCCGAGCGACTGTGCTGCGCGGTACGCACCCTCACCCGGGCCAGCCTGAGCGTGACCGGGCGGACCGCCAAACAGGTCATCGACGACCGCGTCACGTTGCAGGCCAAACGACTGCTCGCCGCCACCGATCTGCCGGTCGCCGAGATCGGGCAGCGGCTGGGGTTCGGCGAGCCGACGAATTTCGGGCGGTTCTTTCAACGCGAGGCCGGCTGCAGTCCGGGTACGTTCCGCGCGACAGTCGGCGAGCACCCTCCGGTGGCCGAGCTGGTCGCGACAACCGGCATGATGGGGGCGTGCAGATCTCCGCGCGCGGCGACTATGCGGTACGGGCAGCACTGA
- a CDS encoding Rrf2 family transcriptional regulator, giving the protein MQISARGDYAVRAALILAAAYPTLMSTQAIAAEQDMPRKFLEAVLADLRRGGVVRAQRGAEGGYTLTQPPRDITIGAVLRAVDGPLAGVRGLRPEETRYDGAAENLPRLWVAVRAAVREVVDEVSLAEVLSGRMPAHVRKLTLKPDAWESR; this is encoded by the coding sequence GTGCAGATCTCCGCGCGCGGCGACTATGCGGTACGGGCAGCACTGATCCTGGCTGCGGCGTACCCGACGCTGATGTCCACCCAGGCGATCGCGGCCGAGCAGGACATGCCGCGCAAGTTCCTCGAAGCGGTCCTGGCGGACCTGCGTCGCGGCGGGGTGGTCCGCGCCCAGCGCGGCGCGGAGGGCGGCTACACGTTGACCCAGCCGCCCCGCGACATCACGATCGGGGCGGTCCTGCGGGCCGTCGACGGACCGTTGGCGGGGGTACGGGGTCTGCGCCCGGAAGAGACCCGCTACGACGGTGCCGCCGAGAACCTGCCCCGGCTGTGGGTCGCGGTACGGGCGGCGGTACGCGAGGTCGTCGACGAGGTCAGCCTGGCCGAGGTGCTCAGTGGCCGGATGCCTGCGCACGTACGCAAGTTGACGTTGAAGCCGGACGCCTGGGAGTCACGCTGA
- a CDS encoding DUF4236 domain-containing protein: protein MGVMFRKRKRFGPLQLNFTENGFSSWTIRIGKWSWNSRARAHRYDLPGPFSWKQDKSRS from the coding sequence ATGGGTGTGATGTTCCGCAAGCGGAAGCGTTTCGGTCCGCTGCAGTTGAACTTCACGGAGAACGGCTTCTCCTCGTGGACGATCCGGATCGGCAAGTGGTCGTGGAACTCGCGGGCGCGGGCCCACCGCTACGACCTGCCCGGACCGTTCTCCTGGAAGCAGGACAAGTCCCGCAGTTGA
- a CDS encoding potassium channel family protein, whose product MSKISGTADEPASEPSQAEQRRHRAEVWHTTLICLLMVALYYLVPIEPDVSGVHRVVRAVITTVGVVLVATMVLLQIRRQITVDPSDMRLARLAITLVGGVIAFALADLVISFSDPGQFVNMTTKTDALYFAIGTLTTVGYGDVHANGQVARAAVCVQMLFSVGVLATGASLLVKRWIERADRQPAAR is encoded by the coding sequence ATGTCCAAAATCTCCGGTACGGCGGACGAGCCCGCATCCGAACCGTCGCAGGCCGAGCAACGTCGGCACCGGGCCGAGGTGTGGCACACCACCCTCATCTGCCTGCTGATGGTCGCGCTCTACTATCTGGTACCGATCGAACCCGACGTCTCCGGGGTGCACCGCGTCGTCCGCGCCGTGATCACCACCGTCGGCGTCGTACTGGTCGCGACGATGGTGCTGCTCCAGATCCGCCGGCAGATCACCGTCGACCCGTCGGACATGCGGCTCGCCCGGCTGGCGATCACCCTGGTCGGCGGCGTCATCGCCTTCGCCCTCGCCGACCTGGTCATTTCCTTCAGCGACCCCGGCCAGTTCGTCAACATGACCACCAAGACCGACGCGCTCTACTTCGCCATCGGCACCCTGACCACCGTCGGGTACGGCGACGTGCACGCCAACGGTCAGGTCGCCCGGGCCGCGGTCTGCGTACAGATGCTGTTCAGCGTCGGTGTCCTCGCCACCGGCGCCTCGCTGCTGGTCAAACGCTGGATCGAACGGGCGGACCGGCAGCCGGCAGCGCGCTGA
- a CDS encoding VOC family protein has product MGIHRLNHAVLFVADLDRSLAFYRDVLGFAVVPMTPDGFTGAAFLQAPGSTNDHDLGLFEIGPHAGPSGAGRSTVGLYHLAWEVDTLDALDALATRLAAAGALVGTSDHGTTKSLYGKDPDGLEFEIVWLVPADQLDEQALTARKRIRPLDLGREKQRYGAQTRGGVGVSVPG; this is encoded by the coding sequence ATGGGAATCCACCGCCTCAACCACGCCGTACTCTTCGTCGCCGACCTCGACCGCAGCCTGGCCTTCTACCGTGACGTCCTCGGCTTCGCGGTCGTCCCGATGACCCCGGACGGGTTCACCGGCGCCGCCTTCCTCCAGGCGCCCGGGTCCACCAACGACCACGACCTGGGCCTGTTCGAGATCGGCCCGCACGCCGGACCCTCCGGCGCCGGGCGCAGCACCGTCGGCCTCTACCACCTGGCCTGGGAGGTCGACACCCTCGACGCCCTCGACGCGCTCGCGACCCGGCTCGCCGCCGCCGGGGCGCTCGTCGGCACCTCCGACCACGGCACCACCAAGAGCCTGTACGGCAAGGACCCCGACGGGCTGGAGTTCGAGATCGTCTGGCTGGTGCCGGCCGACCAGCTCGACGAGCAGGCACTCACCGCGCGCAAGCGGATCCGACCGCTGGACCTGGGTCGGGAGAAGCAGCGGTACGGTGCCCAGACCCGGGGCGGCGTCGGGGTCTCGGTGCCCGGCTGA
- a CDS encoding MarR family transcriptional regulator, with product MGVMTRWLDDDEQRTWRAYLHATRALNATLDRELQSQAGMPHAYYQILVRLSEAPGRTLRMSELAEATDSSRSRLSHAVARLEENGWVRREDCPTDRRGQLAVLTAPGFAALAAAAPGHVEAVRRHLFDQLTPDQVDQLRNISEALVKHLTGNNPPS from the coding sequence ATGGGCGTCATGACCCGCTGGCTCGACGACGACGAACAGCGCACCTGGCGCGCGTACCTGCACGCCACCCGCGCCCTCAACGCGACCCTGGACCGGGAGCTGCAGAGCCAGGCCGGGATGCCGCACGCCTACTACCAGATCCTCGTACGGCTGTCCGAAGCGCCGGGGCGCACGCTGCGGATGAGCGAGCTGGCCGAGGCAACCGACTCCTCGCGCAGCCGCCTGTCGCACGCCGTGGCCCGGCTGGAGGAGAACGGCTGGGTACGCCGCGAGGACTGCCCGACCGACCGGCGCGGCCAACTGGCGGTGCTGACCGCACCGGGCTTCGCCGCCCTGGCCGCGGCCGCGCCCGGCCACGTCGAGGCGGTCCGTCGACACCTGTTCGACCAGCTCACCCCGGATCAGGTCGATCAGCTGCGGAACATCAGCGAAGCGTTAGTCAAGCATCTGACGGGTAACAATCCGCCATCATGA